The sequence AGCTATTGTAAAAGAGCATAATTCATCAGCTACTTACGTTTGGTGTTGGGcacacaaatttaatttggttataGTCGATGCTGTAAGTTCCTGTTCACAAGCTAGAGACTTATTTGGTACATTGGAAACACTTTATGATTATATAGGCAGTAGTAAGAAGCGAGTAGGACTTTACTCGGCATCCCAAAGAAAAATATATCCTGGAAAGCCACTGCGAAGACTAAAAAGAGTAGATACTACCCGATGGACATCCCACTCAGCTGCTTTTTGTACGGTTTTCGACACATATGATTCAATCATTGATATATTAGAGGATTTACAACACGATTCTGATCGTATATCGAGTGTCAAAGCTAGTagcttgataaattatttattgtccgAGCGTTTTATACTAAccggttttatttttaagcaaatttttgaattaactagcCCTTTAACTAAATTTTTGCAAGGTGTTAATATTGATTTGCTGGGTGCTAGTGAATACGTAAAATTGATATTAGAAAAAATTCATACATTCAGAAGTGagcatcaatttaaaaaattagtagaagataaaaatacatttatagcgTCTAAGGCGAATGAATTATCATTCACTCCATTATCATTAAAcaggataagaaaaaaaaaaatgccaggAGAAAATATAGCAGATGAACAAATCAGTTGTCCAATCAAAAATTTTCAAGTTAATACTTACtatacaataattgatattgtaaaTACACAGATAGTAGAGCAATTCAATGATCAATCTACTCCACTTTATAAAGATATTTCACTTTTTCaagaaaaaagattaaaaaaagtaGCAGAGCAGTCAAATTTACCAACTGATGCTTTTGATGGATTTGAAATGGTCTATGGGAAATTTGTAAAAGCTGATGATTTAAGACGtgaatacaaacaattttcagattcatattttatgtttaaaaaattaatgatactaccagaaaaaattcacaaaacaGATGATATCGACGAAGAAATAGAAACAAGTGATAATACTGAAAATGATATTGATCCAGAAGATCTAGACTTAGCAACAAACCAAGGAAATATTTCGACGGTTTTTAAGGTGTGTCACCAAAATGATTTAAAAGAAGTGTTTCCATCCatttatattgcattatgtATATGTTTAACTTTACCGGTTTCAAGTTCTTCTCCTGAAGAGCCTTTTCTAAATTGAAGCTAATTAAAAGTAGATTGAGAAGTACTATGGGAGA is a genomic window of Acyrthosiphon pisum isolate AL4f unplaced genomic scaffold, pea_aphid_22Mar2018_4r6ur Scaffold_3658;HRSCAF=4202, whole genome shotgun sequence containing:
- the LOC103311514 gene encoding uncharacterized protein LOC103311514, with protein sequence DAVSSCSQARDLFGTLETLYDYIGSSKKRVGLYSASQRKIYPGKPLRRLKRVDTTRWTSHSAAFCTVFDTYDSIIDILEDLQHDSDRISSVKASSLINYLLSERFILTGFIFKQIFELTSPLTKFLQGVNIDLLGASEYVKLILEKIHTFRSEHQFKKLVEDKNTFIASKANELSFTPLSLNRIRKKKMPGENIADEQISCPIKNFQVNTYYTIIDIVNTQIVEQFNDQSTPLYKDISLFQEKRLKKVAEQSNLPTDAFDGFEMVYGKFVKADDLRQKIHKTDDIDEEIETSDNTENDIDPEDLDLATNQGNISTVFKVCHQNDLKEVFPSIYIALCICLTLPVSSSSPEEPFLN